The sequence below is a genomic window from Candidatus Rokuibacteriota bacterium.
AAGTGACGCGCCTCGCCTAAGGGCGATCCCAAGGGGGCGCTTCCCGGCGAGACCGGGGGCGCCCCCTCTCGCATTATGGAGTACGTGACCGCAGTCCTCCTGCCGCAGGCGCTCCACGGCCTCTTCTTCGGCGCCGCCCTCGCCCTTCTCGCCCTCGGGCTCACCGTGATCTTCGGCCTCCTGGGCGTCATGAACTTCGCCCACGGCGAGCTCTTCATGCTCGGCGCCTACGCCGGCATCGTCGTGATCGGCCTGACGGAGTCCTTCTGGGTCGCGCTGGTCCTGGCGCCGCTGGCTGTCGGGGCCCTCGGCGCACTCACGGAGGTACTGACCCTCCGCCCGCTCTACCGGCGCGAGCCGCTCTACGGCCTGATCCTGACCTTCGGCCTCTCCCTCGGCCTTCGCGAGGTGGTGCGCGAGGTCTGGGGCGGCGACATGCGCCGGATCTTCGAGCCGATCACGGGCTCCGTCCCGCTCCTCGGGATGATCTATCCGAAGTACCGCCTCTTCCTCCTCGGCTTCTCCCTGCTCCTCCTTCTGATCCTCTGGCTCTTCTTCACCCGGACCCGAGCAGGGATCATCGTGCGCGCCGCGGTGCAGGACGCCGAGATGCTGGACGGGCTGGGCGTCGACGTCCCCCGCGTCTTCACGCTGACCTTCGCCGGCAGCTCGGCCCTGGCGGCTCTCGCCGGGCTCCTGCTGGCGCCGGTGATCACCGTCTACCCGACCATGGGGGTCGAATGGATCCTCCTGGCCTTCATCGTCGTGATCCTGGGCGGCATGGGCTCCATGGGTGGCTCCGTGCTGGCTGCTCTCGTCATCGGCGAGGCCCAGAGCCTCTTCTCTCTCTGGATGAACCCCCAGCGGGTCGCGATCGCCATCTTCGCCATCATGATCTTCGTCCTGATCGTCCGTCCGCGCGGCTTCTTCGGGCGCGAAGGGGTGCTCGAATGATCGGCCGGTT
It includes:
- a CDS encoding branched-chain amino acid ABC transporter permease; this translates as MEYVTAVLLPQALHGLFFGAALALLALGLTVIFGLLGVMNFAHGELFMLGAYAGIVVIGLTESFWVALVLAPLAVGALGALTEVLTLRPLYRREPLYGLILTFGLSLGLREVVREVWGGDMRRIFEPITGSVPLLGMIYPKYRLFLLGFSLLLLLILWLFFTRTRAGIIVRAAVQDAEMLDGLGVDVPRVFTLTFAGSSALAALAGLLLAPVITVYPTMGVEWILLAFIVVILGGMGSMGGSVLAALVIGEAQSLFSLWMNPQRVAIAIFAIMIFVLIVRPRGFFGREGVLE